Below is a genomic region from Halictus rubicundus isolate RS-2024b chromosome 11, iyHalRubi1_principal, whole genome shotgun sequence.
cactgtggatttttatgtaaaagaaGAATTGTTTGCAGCGGTCGCAAGATACTGGTACAAAAATTCATAGTTAATATAgttaataataattacaattatatttaaattgtgTTCATATTTTTCGCATAATTTGTGCGAAACTTGTATAGTTTCGAAATCGAAACTCGACACCTCGAATATCGAAGAGTTCGAATTTTCGAATCCAAGTCCTCGAGGTGTCGAGATTTCATGGATTTGTTTCGTTCGAGATTGACGTTCCATCATCAATTTCGAACGTTGTTACACTTGGAATCATTCTGCAGAATGCATCGCGTGCAGATAGCTAACGGCACGTCACCGATCGAATTCAATTTCGCCGTTCTCGGAACATGGCTTTCCATCGAAAATACAGCTTCGGGTAAAGTGAAAAGGATCGGCGAACCgtgttcgatcgatcgatcgaacggACGGTTTCCCCGAGTGATCGAATCGAACCGGGCCGGCTGAAATATCAAAATAAACCCGCAACTTGCGATTATCGATTTTCGATTGGCGCGCGGCGCGGGTCGCAGAGGCTACTTCAAAGATTATGTCATCGGATGTATATGCGCGCGAAAATGTAAAGAGTCAATGGTATGTCAGATAAAATGGCGGCAGGTGAATGTTGCTTTCAATTTATATGCGGTGGACAAGGGCAGGAAACTCGTGTCGCGGCCGCATAAACGGCCGGAGAAAACGCGATCTTGGAAATAGGTTATAAACGCGCGTTAAAATGACATCTGCACACGGGTAGTCAATTGAACGACTGTTGCGTCCTCAAAGGGGCCGGATAACGGGTCAAAAGTGCTCTTGGACAGAATGAGGCCCGTGCAGGACGGTTTACAAAGAAAATACATTCCATCCTGAGTTAGAAGCCTCTATTTCCACCCCGGGGGATAATGCCTGCAAAAAATCGGATCagccgttttttttttgttcccttTAATCCCGAGCTTAGGCATTGAAAAAACCTCGCACGTGGAAGTCATATTTCAGAATCCTTTTTCCGATTTTTATGGTCGCCATTTCAGTTAGAACCACTTTTAAAGAACCGAAGAAAAACAGACTTCTTGTGGAATTATAAAGACACTCATTGAAGTCGTATCAGGaacacttttccgatttttagGTTAACTATTTTACGAGAAAATTGACCAATCTaaagaattgaagaaaaatGCAGAATACGCAGAATTTAGTGTATAcagcaaatatttttttaaaagctttggaatttattaaaaaatagaagaTGCTCACTATGAAATTGACTAGGGTAGTAATACCTGTAAGCGGCGGGAACACGATTTTTCGATTAAGGATTAGGAGCGGCTTATTCACGTGACCATTTATTCTTGAACCTAATGTAAGTATGATAAATAATTTCAAGCAAAATGAAACAAAGAAATTCAAATATTACATACAGCAAAGATTTTCTGAAAgttcaaaattaattaaaaaataaaatacgctcGATGTTTTAGACGACCATTGAAAAACCGGCGGGATTTTTCGATCGAGGATCGATTTATTCACGTGACCATTCTCGAACCTGTTAACTACGCGAGTCATTCGTCGCGCTATTTACTTTTGAAATGTAATTGCGCGGGTAAGTAAAATGCATACCACGTCCCCGTTTTTGTATTATGAAATATTCCGAGGGTGGCAGATTTTTTGTTGAAGTAGAATAAATGTGGCAATGCGACGGAACGTAACGCAGTTAGAGCAGAAATGAATGGAAATGAACGAACGTGCATATGATTGTAATTGGTTCGGCTGCCACTGGTTGTccgcaataaaaattgtcctcCATCTTCATTTCTCCAATGAAAGCCTTTCTAAAGTAAATGCGAAAAGCAAtggagaattttttaaaataataaattaaattcaCCTCTAGGTACGCCCACGCAGCTGACGCTAATAAACGTCAAGGTTTTTCACATTTAGAGGTTCCTTGATTTAAAAAAGTCTCTTGCAAaagaatttatattaatttgattTGGTATGCTTCAGGTTCCCTCATCCCCatcatttttaatgaaatggAAAGCACGATTCACGGGGGAAGGATGAAATTTTGTTAATTTGTATCAGGAAATGTCatctaaaaattgcaaaactgGTAAATTTATCCTACATTGCCTTCGCAAATTTGTAATACAATGATAAATGTGCTCGTAGGATTAAAAATGAATCCAATGTTTTATGCAACAGCGAATATATTTTTCAGCCGTACAGCTGAAAATTTATCTTCTCACAAAAACACTGcacatttatttattctcgTTTCACTGTATTTTCGACGTTCCAAATCTGCTTGTTTGTGTCGAACATTTGTCCCAATTGTTTGAGAAATGAATGGATTTGGAAAGGGAACAAGCATACATTTTTAGAATCTATTTATTCCTATTTGGGCTTTATTTTCTGACGATaccttgtaaaatattttttcaaaaaattacgGAGGTATTCCTTTTTACTGGGATTACTGTAGAATATATTATTACGAAATACGTGTTTAAATAATCTGTGGGGGTGATCTTTTTTGCTGGGATTATTTGCGAACTGTTTATCACCGGACCCAGCCATTTCGCATTTCTTCCTTTTATTGATCCTCTGACATTctcattgtttttcattataGGCATCATAGCAGCCCAGTTTGCGGCCACTTGTGAACGATTATTGTTAGAGAGGCGTTATCGACGAACGAGACACCATCCTCGCCGAGTTTTCAGAGATTGCGTCAGTgtctgcaaaaaaaaaaaagaaattcatgAGCCCTCCGATATTCCGatttttgtaaacaaaatttCGCTGGCTGGGCCAGCAAACGTATGCAAAACTCCGTCGAAATTAACAAGCGGCATATTGGATTTCATCCCTCTCCGTGCAGCAGAACTTTACTTAAAAATGAGAACGGTTTCGCCCTTCTGTTTGTGTTGCTCTAGCATTTAAACGGGCCAGCGTGAGAAACATTTTTAGGAGCgcatttaatttttctagtatttttatctctctctctctctctctctctctctctctctctctctctctctctctctctaacgtGCACACGCATGGTCTGAACGAACGTAATTAAAAGACACTGAAGGTAACGTGGATCCCGTCTTTTTAGGGAAGAAATAAAACTGAAACGGATGGTGCCTGTAggcaaatgaaaaatgaagtagGAGGAGAGGGATGCGTGGGAGGAGATAAAAGGGACCGTAAAATGAAATTCTTCTGAgaggatttatttaaaaattccatTGTGACACAGGCTGCTCCCAAAGTATAAGTAAAACAAGCCCTGCAACTATACAATAATACCCGGTGCTCGGCAAAATTAAAGCATCGTCCGAGACGAACATTTTCGATAtttaacgctgaacctaccgagccttaaaagcaactaatacatgttgtcttatgaaaacgacgagattgaatttattcggtTCTGCATCTAtagaatttcagtaattgtgaaataaaaaatctggaaccggtcattttgaccggcggtggtgggtttagtgttaaattgctATAACACTATGGAAAAGACACATGCGATCGTTCTACCCGGGCAGATTTTAAACGGTGGCGCTTTGCTGGAAACAAGAAAGACGTCTCGCTTTATTATTTTCTAGAAAAAGACATGCAATTGCATTGGACGTCCGCATTCTAGCAATCGACATCACCGATGACAATCACGCCGTAATATCCGACTGTCGATAAAGATATTTCCATTGACTGCTCCACGGGGAAATAGATTTTCCCGAAACACTTTGATCCACTGATCTAATCCGTAGATATTGTAGGTTCTGCGACAGGATGAAATTGCTGGTGGAAATGAACGTTTCGCCATAAGTCGTGAAACGTTTCGATGCAAGAAATCCGTTTCTTATTGTTACGTTTATTTATTCCGAGCTCCACAGCCCAGAAACGGACTTGATTTGTAATTTTACAACTTGGCATACTCCCTTATTCTCATACCGCTCGCGTACTCGCACTTGCATTTACATTTATAGTGTTTCATAGTGACAGGAGATTCCGCGTTCCTCCTAATGAAAATGTTTAACCCCTCGTTTCTTTTTGCAGCTCACGCCGGACCATTTGTCAAAGGACTTTTATCGTATGGACTACAAGGATGGATTTTTAAGTTCATACACCCGCTTCACGCCCATCACAGGTGACCGTCGCCGTAAAGTCTTCTGTGCGCAACCGGAACGTTTAAATACACGTCTAATTAACAATTGATAGGAATTCAATACCGAGTGAAAAGTAAAAACTTTCAAAGCTTCCATGCATTCGATCACGCGTCTGTAGAATGGACAGTGAAATTTTCAGAGCGCAATAAATTGCTAAAGAATGTATTAAGAATGTATTAAATTAAGAATGCAAAAAGTTATTCCGGTTTGAAGTATGCAACATCAATTGCGagcggactgcggatttttatgcagaataaaaattgtctggatcaattacaagacacaggatctacgtagacatttattcCGTTCGTTTGTTGATAGAaatcagttgaaaataatggcGACAAAGCTTAAATGTTTCTACAGTTCTGTCATAATATCCGCAGTTTgattatgggactgactgtagaCACCAGGTTGCCTACACAAGAGTTTACTAATCGCTCTCCCCATGGACGAAGACTATAGCACGTTTCCTTTTTTCAGATTGCATGTTCGTGACGACGGAGCCCGGCGCTTTCATATACACGGCTAAAACCGATAGCGAAGAGGTCTGCGGCGTTCACTTCCTAGCCGGACCCGACCAGAAAGTCGAGATCACTTTCCTCAGCTTCGACGTTCCGTGCGAGCATCACGGGCTTATCTCGGTAAATATTGAGAAacgtataaaaaataaaaaaagagagagagagagaggggccaGCGAAACTCTTATCAGAGTATAAAAAGCATCACGGGCCGTTGAACGGGAGGGTTgatctacaatttatttttgcaaccCGCAGGCGGTGGACGGCTGGGAGCTGAACGGCGAAGTGTTCCCCAGCGAAATGGATCATCGATTACCCCTGAAGCAGAGGATCAGCGAATTCTGTGGTAAAAATATCGGCGTGAAGAGGAGCTTCGCGAGCTCGCAGAACGTCGCGGTCGTCAGGTACAGGATCCCCAAACCCGGCAAGGGATTCACCATACTTGCGAGGTTCCTGAAGAACCCTAGACGTAAGCATTAGCTACCGGAAGATCTTTGGAGAACGCTCCCGTCATCCTCCATTAGCGCCGGCACGTCCTGGTCGTTTCATTAGAACCAGTTTCCTCGTTTCGAGGGACTCGCACTTTGATTTTGctgaaaaatttcgaatttcgagCTTTCAGCTGACTCTCTTCACGTAAAATGTAGCTTTCCTCGGGAACTACCAGGACTACAAAAACTCTTTTCTGTTccgttcctcatttcccttttttaatattcattacgctttaaaaatacagTAATCGGTaccaccacagtaattgggttcctatGTTCGcttaaattgcaccaactcaTTTTcagcataaatgcatacaaatcATAGTGTCTAGTTATAATTGCGGGGCAACAGAAGAAATTGTTCTTGATTTGTATCGATTGAGTTTCATTTATATTGATATTCTGCTCGCAATTTTCCAGCTTGCAACGTGCTGGCAGCAAGCCTGACCGAGCCGTTCACTTTGCGGAACTACGGAAGACGCATAAATTGCACCTACGTCGCATTATATCCAGGAACCGTGCAAGTAATCGCCCTCGGAGTCGGCGTCACTAATTTGCTGGGACCCGGTCGCACAACCGAGACCGGAACTCTGCGGAAAGTTCGTATACACGCCCGCGTGTGTCGTTTGTAAAATGTTTTGCAACACCCGAGTTGGCAATTAACGCTTCATTGAACGGGCGAAACCTTTTATTTCCAGTGCGACGAGAGAAACCCGCACGATCAAGCGATAATTGGAGGCGGTTACGGTCTAGACACGACCAAAGTTCAGGTGGTGGACTCCATCTGCGGAATAGACTCGAAACCCGGTAACACAATCAATAACTGCCGCTATTATAAACTGATTAACTCGAGTGCTCGTCGATGTTCCATCTCGTAAATACTTGTCGGTGCTCGGCGGCTTGAATATTTAATCGCACGGACCCGGGAATCAAAGTTCTGTTTGATGTTCAATCAAACAGAACTTTGATTACTCATTCCCAATGATACGGATGGTCCCAGCAATCCGAGAGATGGATGCTATGCTCGTTAGATCATTTGTTGGGgagcaaatatttttaaaatgacaGAAATTGAAACAGTTCGAgcatatttataatataagaAAACAAGTAAATTTAGGTGGTACAGTTAAATGGCTCACCCGGTGTACAAATGGCAATCTTTCACTCGAGATTTAGCGATGATTTGGATTGTTCATTGAGATAAAAAgatttttactttttatttcaGACTACCATGAAGTGGTAGAGTACAGCGTCACCTCGGTGAGGCTGATATCGAGTGGATTCTTCGACAACTCTGTGACCGTGAACATCCAGCCGCTGAAGGACGAGTTTCTGGACAGGAATTAATCCGGGACGCGATTATTTTTTTGATCATAGAACACGATCGAAGTTTCAAGACCTCATTGTGAATGCAGTTACTTATAAGGCGAAGGTCCCAAAATTTAGCCATTCACACACCGAGATAGAAGCGTATATATACTCATTTTCGTTCGACGAATTTTGGGAACTGAGTTGTTCTACCTTTCTAAATGATgtttagatatatatatatttcttcatTATTTATTATAGTTTCATTGAGCATTTATTTGATTCATTGTACCTTCACACGCGACTGAGTGCGATTAATCGTTTGAATTCATGCGACTGAGAGACTACACATAGCTTGGAAGCCCGAGGTTTCTATAAGTACTCTTGTATGTGCAAATGATTTCACATAGATTGTCCTTTTTCTGAGATGATTCATGATTTGATATTGTGCGACTTGTGATAAATGGATTTCAATAATCGATGATAAATAGGTGTATAGACTTCTCTGTAGTTGCTAAAACGTTTTAGTACCTTAGAGAAAGGCCTCGAATTTTTATTCTTGTAGAGTGTAAAGTTCTAAACGGTGCTGTTCGGTTGAAGCGTGCCAATTTCTTTTAAACGACTAAACTGAATAAACGTTAATCATTCCTCCAGCTTCGATTATTGTCTGAGACTGCACCTTGTAGGAATTAGttgctttaatttattttaaaagccTCTTCAAAAAATTTGAACACGAAGCTGATCTATCGTAAGTGCGTTAACTTAATTAGTTTCATTGAAATTCGATTTAATTtaacttaatttaattttaatttatatacaCTTTTCAGGATGGATTGAATAGTTTTCCTTTTTTAGTGGAACCAAATCTCTTTTGAATTCAATTCCAATTCGCTTCACATTTGAACTCCTCCAAGCTGTTGCTAGGCGACCGAAGCGTATACAAATCAGCTCGCGCGGATAAATATCGGACAAATGTGGAATTTCCGACGTGGAACGATGTGAACGAAAAATCATTCGATTAATTGCTAATTCTACAGGATTTTCATTGCTATTTTCTGGTATTATATCAATCAGGAATCATGCTGCTTAAATACTTAGGCAATGTCATGCCTCCATATGTGAGTATCTACATACAACTTCTGGTCAGAATTGAATAGTTTCCACGTGTTGATTAATAGTTTTCTAACAACGACTCTAATGTATATTTTCAACGTAAAATAGGAATATGAGAATCGAGTAGTCAGTATAGTCTGGTCACCGAACAACTTGAAACTTGCTGTCGCTTCTTCTGACCGTTCTATTTATCTGTTCGATGAGAACTGTGTGAAACGAGACAGGTTTCCCACAAAACCTGTCGATTCAAAGGTATGCTATATTAATAGACTGTGGacctttttgcaaaataaaaattgtacgcatTAACTCACTTTTTTtccaaatgcataaaatccgcagtctttgcagtacaaaaataaaaaattatgtcTTCTTTCAGTTTGGTAAAAAGAGCTATGTGATCAAAGGTATAGCGTTCTCCCCAGACTCAACCAAAATAGCAGTGGGCCAATCCGACTGTATAATCTATGTGTACAAAATAGGGGAACAATGGTACGCACATTGAAATTCGCTCATAGTCATAACACTACTATCCACtgtattattttaaactaaCTTCATATTTCTTACACATATTTTTAATTGCACATTGCACATTTAATCGACAGGGGGGACAAGAAAGTAATTTGCAACAAGTTTCGCCAAAGTTCCTCCGTAACCTGCTTGATTTGGCTCTCCGAAGGATCCATTATCGTAGGCTTGATGGATGGGAAAGTTCGTGCAGCCTTACCGAAGTCTCAGAAAGCCCAGACCCTCTATACAGCTGATTCAACCACAATTGCGTTGGCCTCAAAGTAACTCGTATTAGTCCTAGAATCTATCCACGTTAAGTACTAGCTCCATCAACTTTTCCCACATTGTTACGTTTAAATTATAGTGTCAGAGGGACTGCATTCCTCTCCAGTCACGCAGACGGTAGCatcataaaatacaatttagCAAAAGATGGAAGCCATGAACCATTTGGACGCATTTGTACGCACACTGTGCCAGCGTACGCTTTGGCCTGGCCCCAGTCCCACATACTGGCAGCGGGGTGTGACAGACGAGTGACCTTTTACGATTCTCGTGGAAAGATCGCCAAAGTCTTTGACTATAGTCGTGAGAATGATAAGGAGATGTCAGTGGCCTACTGCAGCCCCAGTGGGCAAAGCGTGGCAATTGGTTCTTGGAACAAAATACGAATCCTGGACTGGAGTCCTAGACGTTCCATCTGGGAGGAAGCAAACTCGAAATCATTGCCCAACTTTTATACTGTCACTGCGATCGCGTGGCGACGCGACGGATCGAGGTTAGTCAACAAAATTATTCTTTGAAACCTTGGATGTTAATCTATATCTTAATAGACCCTTCAGCAGCAATAATTACCTGAATCGCAAACCGCagtaacgtaatctaataatttcactTGATGTTATTatataaaagaagatttttaagatTCCCTTTGAAAATCCTATTCATAGGCTTGCGATAGAGAAAGTGTTAACACGTAGGGAAGTATCCCTGTAATCTCTGGAAGCTCGGTTGCTCAAGAGCCGTTTCAAAAAGTAAGGTAGCTGTCTCCCCCGACAGTGAGGTGTTACCCCTCTCCTAGATCGAACACTATTTTCCAGACTCGTAGTAGGCAGTCTTTGCGGAGCAGTGGAGCAGTTCGAAACAGTCCTGAAGCGATCAGTGATCAGAGGCAGCCACGAGGTAGCCTACGTGGGCCCTAATCAAGTAGTGATTCGTCCCTTGCAAGAGGGCAACAGACCAGTAATCATCAGATCGCAGACTGGCCATGAAATAGAGGATGTCAAAGTTCTAGGACGTGCTGACAACAATGTGGTAGCTCGCACAGCTAACACGCTGCTACTCGCAGACATAGAACTGAACCTCATCAGCGAGATTCTTTGGGACGACAAGAGCAACAGCGAGAAGTTCTTCTTCGAATTTCCAAGAGTCTGCCTAATTTTCTGCTCCGGAGAGCTGACTATCGTTGAGTATGGGAAAAACGAGCCACTGGGCTCTGTTAGAACGGAAGCAGTGAATCCTCATGTGGTCAGTATCAGGATCAACGAGAGACAGGTGCCAGGTGCTGCTGACAATAAGCGGCTGGCTTACTTGTTGGATCCTAGGACTGTACGCATTGTAGATATGATGAAAGGTGTCACCGTAGCAATGATCACTCACGATGTTCGCGTGGACTGGTTAGAGTTGAGCGAAACTGGTCACAGACTGCTGTCGCGAGACAAGAGGGCCAGGTAATTAGAAACTTGTCTGTGGTTTCCAGCTCAGAGTTGCCAttcgagtacaaagggttaaagcTAAAGTCCGTTTTGTTAATACAGGTTATGGTTGAACGACGACCTGGGTAGTCGAACCCTGCTGCTGACCGGAGTCAGCTTTGTCTCCTGGGTGCTAGGCAGTGACGTGGTCGTAGCTCAAACGTGTCAAACATTAGCAGTTTGGTACAACGTCGATGCCCCAGAGGTTGCCACCCTAATCCCCATTCGTGGAGATGCAACGGACATCGTCAGGGAAGATGGTAGAACATCGGTCACTGTCGAAGAGCTAGGTGGGAAAGTGGCTTACCTGCTGGACGAGCCCTTGATCGAGTTTGGCACAGCCCTGCACGACAATGATTTTGGGAAAGCTCTGCTATTCCTGGAGGAACTGGCAGACAGACCCCAGGCTGAGGCTATGTGGGAGAACGTGGCCAGAAACGCCATGAGTACTACACAATTGTTGGTCGCTGCTAGATGTTACGCTGCTCTAGGAGATGTGGCTTGCTCCAGGTCTTTCGCTAAATGAAATATATTCGAATATGTTATAATTTCAACGATTTAGTTGCGTTATTTATTTCATATGCACCAACCTAATATATCATAATGTATTCACAGGTTCCTCAAGGACATCGTGAAGACTGGCGAGAAGTACAGTGCAGAGACTGGCAACGATGACCCCCTTTCCAGCCCAGACTGCTGGGCAAAGCTAGCGATACTTAACGGCGAACTGAAGACAGCAGAGGCAATCTACCTGGAGCAAAACGAACTGAGCCAAGCTCTCGACATGTACCAGAAGTATTGGCACTGGGAGGACGCGCTGATCCTGGCACAGAATCGTGGATGGCCAGGTCTGCAAGAACTCAGGGACAGACACTTAACGTGGCTCCTCGAGAGCGGTCAGGCAGCTAGGGCTGCAGCCATTCTGGAGCCCACGAATCCTCAACGAGCTGTCAAGCTGTACTTAGAAGCTCGTCGACCTGGACGAGCAGCCAGATTGGTTCTAGCCGATGAGGAACTGCTGGAAGACAAGTCGACCGTAAATGAGATTGTGAAAGTTTTGAAAGCGACAGATCTGATGGAGCTCGCTGGGGAGTTGTTGGAGAAGACTTCGCAGCATTTGGAAGCTATACGATGTTACGCTCAAGCTGGAGTATTCGCCAGAGCACTGGAGTTGGCTAGGAAAGTGGATCCCACCATGGTGGTGGATCTTGAACGAGACTGGGGCAAGCATTTGGCTTCGGCTGGTCATTATGACGCTGCGATTAACCATTTCATTGAAGCTGGGGAGACTTCGCTGGCCCTGGACGCTGCTATAAATGCTCATCAGTGGAGGAAAGGACTACAGATTGTCCAGGTATGCTTTAAATATCACAGAATATATCAAAAGGAATTTGATGACACGTCCTGTGTTGAAATAGGTTATCGAGGAGGATAATGACCCTACGATCAGGAAGCAATGCGAGAAACTGGCCGAGTACTTCACCTCGATAGGCGAGAAGAACATTGCGGAGAAGCTGTACATTCGCGCAGGGGACGCGAAACGCGCTGTGGACGTGCACATACAAAGTGGCAACTGGAGTCGTGCCCACGAAGTAGCACAGGAGTACATGGACGCTGAGAAAGCCAACGAAGTCTTAGGCAAACATGCAGGGGTTCTCTACGAGACCGGTGACCTGAAGCATGCGGAGGAGTTGTACCTTGCGATAGGCGAGCATGATTCTGCCATAGCAATGTACAAGAAGGCAGGTCGTCGGGCTGATATGGTGAGACTCGTGGCGAAGTACAGATCGGACCTGCTGGAACCGACACATGTACACTTAGCAAAAGAGTTGGACGCTTCGGGCAAGCCTAGAGAAGCTGAAGAGCATTACCTTGCTGCCGGTGACTGGCGAGGTGCTGTGACTGCTTATCGCTCGGCTAACATGTGGGAGGATGCTCTGAGAGTGGCTAAACAGAATGCTGGAGACAACGCTGCTCAACAGGTAGATCTATCAAAGATTTGATTGACTCTAGAAATAGAGTAAACAATACCAACTGAACGATATTTTTCTTACAGGTTGCTCTGATGTGGGCCCGCACCTTGGCCCCAGAGCTTGGAGCAAGATTGCTGATGCGGTTGGGTTACCTAGACGGTTGTCTTCAGCTGGCCTGCGAAGCAAACCTGTTCGACTGGGCCCTGGAAATTGCAAAGTATGGCACGCCAGAACAGAAGAAGGAGGTCCACTACAGGCACGCCATGGCTCTAGAGGACGAAGGTCGTTTCTCCGAGGCTGAGAAAGAATTCATCAACGCGGGAAGAACCATGGAGGCTGTGCAGATGTACATACACACTCGTGACTGGGAATCAGCCGAAGATATAGCACAGTCGCTGAATCAGGACGCAGTTGCTCAGGTTCTGGTTGCTAGAGCTAGCGAGGCTGCTGACGCTCAG
It encodes:
- the Oseg2 gene encoding intraflagellar transport protein Oseg2, whose translation is MLLKYLGNVMPPYEYENRVVSIVWSPNNLKLAVASSDRSIYLFDENCVKRDRFPTKPVDSKFGKKSYVIKGIAFSPDSTKIAVGQSDCIIYVYKIGEQWGDKKVICNKFRQSSSVTCLIWLSEGSIIVGLMDGKVRAALPKSQKAQTLYTADSTTIALASNVRGTAFLSSHADGSIIKYNLAKDGSHEPFGRICTHTVPAYALAWPQSHILAAGCDRRVTFYDSRGKIAKVFDYSRENDKEMSVAYCSPSGQSVAIGSWNKIRILDWSPRRSIWEEANSKSLPNFYTVTAIAWRRDGSRLVVGSLCGAVEQFETVLKRSVIRGSHEVAYVGPNQVVIRPLQEGNRPVIIRSQTGHEIEDVKVLGRADNNVVARTANTLLLADIELNLISEILWDDKSNSEKFFFEFPRVCLIFCSGELTIVEYGKNEPLGSVRTEAVNPHVVSIRINERQVPGAADNKRLAYLLDPRTVRIVDMMKGVTVAMITHDVRVDWLELSETGHRLLSRDKRARLWLNDDLGSRTLLLTGVSFVSWVLGSDVVVAQTCQTLAVWYNVDAPEVATLIPIRGDATDIVREDGRTSVTVEELGGKVAYLLDEPLIEFGTALHDNDFGKALLFLEELADRPQAEAMWENVARNAMSTTQLLVAARCYAALGDVACSRFLKDIVKTGEKYSAETGNDDPLSSPDCWAKLAILNGELKTAEAIYLEQNELSQALDMYQKYWHWEDALILAQNRGWPGLQELRDRHLTWLLESGQAARAAAILEPTNPQRAVKLYLEARRPGRAARLVLADEELLEDKSTVNEIVKVLKATDLMELAGELLEKTSQHLEAIRCYAQAGVFARALELARKVDPTMVVDLERDWGKHLASAGHYDAAINHFIEAGETSLALDAAINAHQWRKGLQIVQVIEEDNDPTIRKQCEKLAEYFTSIGEKNIAEKLYIRAGDAKRAVDVHIQSGNWSRAHEVAQEYMDAEKANEVLGKHAGVLYETGDLKHAEELYLAIGEHDSAIAMYKKAGRRADMVRLVAKYRSDLLEPTHVHLAKELDASGKPREAEEHYLAAGDWRGAVTAYRSANMWEDALRVAKQNAGDNAAQQVALMWARTLAPELGARLLMRLGYLDGCLQLACEANLFDWALEIAKYGTPEQKKEVHYRHAMALEDEGRFSEAEKEFINAGRTMEAVQMYIHTRDWESAEDIAQSLNQDAVAQVLVARASEAADAQDYSLAETLLLRAHKPEMIIDHYKKAGMWSEALRVCREYLPSQEANLRRELGQKSASFAGANVFEEAKKWLEVGEVKAALDILILDPQASRSSLIRAAEIFLHQADSETAAAVGGDLGARLFSVGEHALAAQVFLQADRLKDAIDALASVGEWERARRIVRELAPDIEPYLEEKYKDAMLRDGQIDRLVEIDADAGLEILANRGQWNQVFEAASSQDTQTLHKYVAQRAAQLLKANVPLEALQLYAKYGTPPIPQNFNLYLQISENVLHSKAYYEYKHLALLRSVLFDLSKNLNTPNAAKSKFERLLESTHYSAVKCGCKDYPVLSGLVLKASVTLLRYTDLVLVDRAYYEAGIEARTAGLNSEAFVFLNHFLDLEECIEEGDSTVLDVDDLAVTDFPVEVPLPNTLGVTSEQREEVREWVLAVSMDQKVEQVLPTDHRGVYVGSLTSPAAESAPIQGCIITGYPVRGSMIRFPEGERIADRDDWTKLINTARQAPQDSNLNDILAFVQEWCGAVPTYTF
- the Crh-bp gene encoding corticotropin releasing hormone binding protein, giving the protein MVPDGSSGRLPWLLLATGLFNIVNAVIKGSNDYQHYQQQLTPDHLSKDFYRMDYKDGFLSSYTRFTPITDCMFVTTEPGAFIYTAKTDSEEVCGVHFLAGPDQKVEITFLSFDVPCEHHGLISAVDGWELNGEVFPSEMDHRLPLKQRISEFCGKNIGVKRSFASSQNVAVVRYRIPKPGKGFTILARFLKNPRPCNVLAASLTEPFTLRNYGRRINCTYVALYPGTVQVIALGVGVTNLLGPGRTTETGTLRKCDERNPHDQAIIGGGYGLDTTKVQVVDSICGIDSKPDYHEVVEYSVTSVRLISSGFFDNSVTVNIQPLKDEFLDRN